In Synergistaceae bacterium, a single genomic region encodes these proteins:
- the ruvB gene encoding Holliday junction branch migration DNA helicase RuvB, producing the protein MTAAINRFLDPNDGPGEDESTLRPQSLGEFLGQEKLKEKLSIFIKAARQRREALDHTLLYGPPGLGKTTLAGIIAREMGGQLRVTTGPSLERTGDLAAILSNLEPNDVLFIDEIHRLPTNVEEILYPAMEDYALHIIVGKGPLANNICLPLPGFTLVGATTRLGLLTSPLRARFGIVEQLSPYTDDELRRIVTRGARVLGTEIQDDASKEIARRSRGTPRIALRLLRRVRDVAEVRSTGAIDVALAGAAMDMLGLDDMGLDEGDRRILRVIVELFDGGPVGLSTLGAALNEEVQTIEDIYEPFLIQRGFIERTPRGRRATRNSWAYLGKEPPSEDQEQWRLPLPSEEEEAES; encoded by the coding sequence CTTCGCCCTCAGTCGCTCGGCGAGTTTTTGGGCCAGGAGAAACTGAAGGAGAAACTGTCGATCTTCATAAAGGCGGCCAGGCAGAGGAGAGAGGCGCTGGACCACACCCTCCTTTACGGGCCTCCCGGGCTGGGAAAGACGACCCTCGCGGGGATCATAGCCCGCGAGATGGGAGGACAGCTGCGCGTCACGACAGGCCCCTCCCTGGAGAGGACCGGGGATCTCGCGGCCATTCTCTCGAACCTGGAGCCGAACGACGTGCTCTTCATAGACGAGATACACAGGCTACCCACGAACGTCGAGGAGATACTATACCCGGCTATGGAGGACTACGCGCTCCATATCATCGTGGGGAAGGGGCCGCTGGCGAACAACATCTGCCTGCCGCTCCCCGGCTTCACCCTCGTGGGCGCCACCACGAGACTGGGTCTGCTCACCTCGCCGCTGCGCGCCCGTTTTGGTATAGTGGAGCAGCTGTCACCCTACACGGACGACGAGCTGCGGAGGATCGTGACAAGGGGGGCCAGGGTTCTGGGCACCGAGATACAGGATGACGCATCGAAGGAGATCGCACGCCGCTCCAGGGGCACTCCGCGAATCGCCCTTCGCCTCCTCCGAAGAGTTCGGGACGTGGCCGAGGTCAGATCCACCGGGGCCATCGACGTGGCCCTTGCGGGAGCGGCGATGGATATGCTCGGGCTGGACGACATGGGGCTGGACGAGGGCGACAGGAGGATATTGAGGGTGATCGTCGAGCTCTTCGACGGAGGTCCCGTCGGGCTCTCAACTCTGGGAGCGGCCCTCAACGAGGAGGTGCAGACCATAGAGGATATATACGAGCCCTTTCTGATTCAGCGAGGCTTCATCGAGAGGACCCCCAGGGGCAGAAGGGCCACCAGGAACAGCTGGGCCTACCTGGGCAAGGAGCCTCCATCGGAAGACCAGGAGCAGTGGCGTCTGCCCCTTCCCTCGGAAGAGGAGGAGGCCGAATCGTGA
- a CDS encoding SpoIID/LytB domain-containing protein, whose product MLKDKNKGAPASTLSLLFAVFLLILMLQSPALARNVSVGLAIGQASVSVKSESAITVVDSGGKKHSVGKSVDFKASAKGCVSAGKLLLKLPVSLSSGHPLSFNGRRYRGSLRLVASGSGVTLLNVIDLEEYLRGVLKMEVNPAWSMEALKAQAIISRTYALRSVLNNKGKGGFDLRDGITSQVYRGINAEDKKTDEAIKSTRGMILKYGGGIAFTPFHSFSGGATADVSTVWGGDMPYLKGVKEDFRTDSPNNHWETRLTPAQVEGALRSAGVNVGRLQELRVEKTDPHGRATVLRAIGTNGTKTLKSHNFRMAAGSNVIKSTVMTITPPGGRIPQSQPDRQPPAEIPTAAPPAGEPLPDIPTSLTPMSASEELKLTQLTEQGAFNSEELMDMLMNPDKRKGYLVKALRSVKPETPAVSPLPKPQPSPPPSYSTDCFVFTGRGWGHGVGLSQWGAKALADKGWSHKQILDFYYPGTKLDKMQ is encoded by the coding sequence ATGTTGAAGGACAAGAACAAGGGAGCTCCGGCTTCGACTCTTTCTCTGCTTTTCGCCGTTTTTCTGCTTATTCTCATGCTCCAGTCTCCGGCTCTTGCCAGGAACGTGTCCGTGGGGCTCGCGATAGGGCAGGCATCCGTATCGGTAAAGAGCGAATCGGCCATCACCGTGGTCGACTCAGGCGGGAAAAAACATTCGGTCGGCAAGTCGGTCGATTTCAAAGCATCGGCGAAGGGCTGCGTATCCGCGGGGAAGCTTCTGCTGAAGCTGCCTGTGAGCCTCTCTTCGGGGCACCCCCTGTCGTTCAACGGAAGGCGTTACCGGGGGTCCCTTCGCCTGGTCGCGTCCGGTTCGGGCGTGACGCTTCTCAACGTAATCGATCTCGAGGAGTACCTCAGGGGCGTGCTGAAGATGGAGGTGAACCCCGCCTGGTCGATGGAGGCGTTGAAGGCTCAGGCGATCATATCAAGGACATACGCCCTTAGAAGCGTGCTCAACAACAAGGGCAAGGGGGGGTTCGACCTTCGAGACGGCATAACGTCTCAGGTGTACCGGGGGATCAACGCTGAGGACAAGAAGACCGACGAGGCCATCAAGTCCACCAGGGGAATGATCCTGAAGTACGGAGGCGGCATCGCGTTTACTCCTTTTCACTCTTTCAGCGGAGGGGCCACCGCCGATGTCTCCACTGTCTGGGGGGGCGACATGCCCTACCTCAAGGGGGTAAAGGAGGACTTCAGGACAGACTCGCCAAACAATCACTGGGAGACGCGCCTTACCCCCGCCCAGGTGGAGGGGGCCCTGCGCTCCGCCGGCGTCAACGTAGGACGGCTGCAGGAGCTGCGCGTCGAGAAGACCGACCCGCACGGCAGGGCGACAGTGCTTCGCGCTATCGGAACCAATGGAACCAAGACGCTCAAGAGCCATAACTTCCGCATGGCGGCCGGCAGCAACGTCATCAAGAGCACCGTGATGACAATCACCCCTCCCGGTGGAAGAATACCGCAATCGCAGCCCGATCGGCAGCCGCCCGCGGAGATCCCGACCGCCGCTCCGCCTGCAGGCGAGCCGCTCCCGGACATACCTACATCTCTCACGCCCATGAGCGCGTCCGAGGAGCTGAAACTGACCCAGCTGACGGAACAGGGCGCTTTCAACTCGGAGGAGTTGATGGACATGCTGATGAACCCTGACAAGCGCAAAGGATACCTGGTCAAGGCGCTGCGAAGCGTCAAACCGGAGACGCCGGCTGTCAGCCCCCTGCCGAAGCCTCAGCCGAGCCCGCCCCCTTCGTACTCGACGGATTGTTTTGTCTTCACCGGCAGAGGCTGGGGACACGGAGTGGGCCTGTCTCAGTGGGGGGCGAAGGCCTT
- a CDS encoding DUF2905 domain-containing protein, with amino-acid sequence MNSIGRALIAAGCILVLSGVLLLLLGRYTGFFGKLPGDISFSRKGLTVFAPFTSMIILSVLLTVVINIIFRFLK; translated from the coding sequence GTGAACTCCATCGGGAGGGCCCTGATCGCAGCGGGCTGCATCCTGGTGCTGTCGGGCGTTCTTCTCCTGCTTCTCGGCAGGTATACCGGCTTCTTCGGCAAACTGCCAGGCGACATCTCCTTCAGCCGAAAGGGGCTCACCGTCTTTGCCCCCTTCACGAGCATGATAATCCTCAGCGTTTTGCTGACGGTCGTGATAAATATCATCTTCAGGTTTCTGAAATAG